In Phocoena phocoena chromosome 11, mPhoPho1.1, whole genome shotgun sequence, one DNA window encodes the following:
- the PRPF40B gene encoding pre-mRNA-processing factor 40 homolog B isoform X1 codes for MPPPGIPPPFPPMGLPPMSQRPPAIPPMPPGIMPPMLPPIGAPPPLTQIPGMVPPMMPGMLMPAVPVTAATAPGADTASSAVAGTGPPRALWSEHVAPDGRIYYYNADDKQSVWEKPSVLKSKAELLLSQCPWKEYKSDTGKPYYYNNQSKESRWTRPKDLDDLEALVKQEAAGKRQQPRTLQPQPSQPQPDPPPVPPGPTLVPTGLLEPEPGGSEDCDVSEAAQPLEQGFLQQPEEGPSSSAGQRQPPQQEEEESKPEPERSGLSWSNREKAKQAFKELLRDKAVPSNASWEQAMKMVVTDPRYSALPKLSEKKQAFNAYKAQREKEEKEEARLKAKEAKQTLQHFLEQHERMTSTTRYRRAEQTFGELEVWAVVPERDRKEVYDDVLFFLAKKEKEQAKQLRRRNIQALKSILDGMSSVNFQTTWSQAQQYLMDNPSFAQDHQLQNMDKEDALICFEEHIRALEREEEEERERARLRERRQQRKNREAFQTFLDELHETGQLHSMSTWMELYPAVSTDVRFANMLGQPGSTPLDLFKFYVEELKARFHDEKKIIKDILKVNTAFEDFAHVISFDKRAAALDAGNIKLTFNSLLEKAEAREREREKEEARRLRRREAAFRSMLRQAVPAVELGTAWEEVRERFVCDSAFEQITLESERIRLFREFLQVLETECQHLHSKGRKHGRKGKKHHHKRSHSPSGSESEDEELPPPSLRPPRRRRRNPSESGSEPSSSLDSVESGGAALGGRGSPSSRLLLGSDHGLRKVKKPKKRTKKRRHKSNSPESETDPEEKAGKESDEKEPEQDKDRDLRRAELPNRSAGFGIKKEKTGWDTSESELSEGELERRRRTLLQQLDDHQ; via the exons ATGCCTCCTCCAGGAATCCCCCCACCTTTTCCTCCAATGGGGCTCCCCCCGATGAGTCAGAGACCACCGGCCATCCCCCCCATGCCACCTGGCATCATGCCCCCAATGCTTCCACCAATAGGGGCGCCACCACCACTCACACAG ATACCAGGAATGGTACCACCCATGATGCCAGGGATGCTGATGCCAGCGGTGCCCGTCACCGCAGCG ACGGCTCCAGGTGCGGACACCGCCAGCT CTGCTGTGGCTGGGACGGGCCCTCCG agggCCCTGTGGAGTGAGCACGTGGCCCCTGATGGGCGCATCTACTACTACAATGCTGACGACAAGCAGTCCGTGTGGGAGAAGCCCAGCGTGCTCAAGTCCAAGGCAGAG CTCCTGCTATCCCAGTGTCCCTGGAAAGAGTACAAGTCGGACACAGGCAAACCTTACTACTATAACAACCAGAGTAAGGAGTCCCGCTGGACCCGGCCCAAGGACCTGGATGACCtggagg CTCTAGTCAAACAAGAGGCTGCAGG GAAACGGCAGCAGCCACGGACACTACAGCCTCAGCCTTCTCAGCCACAGCCTGACCCCCCACCTGTGCCGCCTGGCCCCACCTTGGTGCCCACAGGCCTCCTAGAACCTGAGCCAGGTGGGAGTGAAGATTGCGATGTATCAGAGGCTGCCCAGCCTCTGGAGCAGGGGTTCCTGCAGCAGCCAGAGGAGGGCCCCAGCAG TTCTGCTGGACAGCGTCAGCCACCacagcaggaggaagaggaatcAAAGCCAGAACCAGAGAGGTCTGGCCTCAGTTGGAGCAATCGGGAGAAGGCAAAGCAGGCCTTCAAGGAGCTGCTGAGGGATAAG GCTGTCCCCTCCAATGCTTCGTGGGAACAGGCCATGAAGATGGTGGTCACCGACCCCCGTTACAG TGCCTTGCCCAAACTGAGTGAGAAAAAGCAGGCATTCAATGCCTACAAGGCGCAgcgggagaaggaggagaaggaagaggcccGGCTAAAAGCCAAGGAGGCCAAGCAGACCTTGCAGCATTTCTTGGAGCAGCATGAGCGCATGACCTCCACCACCCGCTACCG GCGGGCAGAACAGACCTTTGGGGAGCTGGAGGTCTGGGCTGTGGTCCCCGAGAGGGATCGAAAAGAGGTTTATGATGATGTCCTTTTCTTCCTGGCCAAGAAGGAGAAG GAACAGGCCAAGCAGCTCCGGCGCCGCAACATCCAGGCCCTGAAGAGCATCCTGGATGGGATGAGTAGCGTCAACTTCCAAACCACATGGTCCCAGGCCCAGCAGTACCTCATGGATAACCCCAGCTTTGCTCAGGACCATCAGCTACAGA ACATGGACAAGGAAGATGCGCTGATCTGCTTTGAGGAGCACATCCGTGCtttggagagggaggaggaggaggagcgaGAGAGGGCCCGGCTTCGGGAGCGGCGCCAGCAGCGCAAGAACCGGGAGGCCTTTCAG ACCTTCCTGGATGAGCTGCACGAGACAGGGCAGCTGCACTCTATGTCCACCTGGATGGAGCTGTACCCAGCGGTCAGCACTGATGTCCGCTTTGCCAACATGCTGGGCCAGCCGG GCTCCACCCCTCTGGACTTATTCAAGTTCTATGTGGAGGAGTTGAAGGCCCGATTCCATGATGAGAAGAAGATCATTAAGGACATCCTTAAG GTGAACACAGCCTTTGAGGACTTCGCCCACGTCATAAGCTTTGACAAGAGGGCTGCTGCGCTGGATGCAGGCAACATCAAGCTGACTTTCAATAGT CTGCTGGAGAAAGCAGAGGCGCGGGAGAGAGAGCGGGAGAAGGAGGAGGCACGAAGGCTGCGACGCAGAGAAGCTGCCTTTCGAAGCATGCTGAGGCAGGCTGTGCCTGCTGTGGAGCTGGGCACTGCCTGGGAAGAG GTCCGTGAGCGCTTTGTGTGCGACTCAGCCTTTGAGCAGATCACCCTGGAGTCGGAGCGGATCCGGCTCTTCCGGGAGTTCCTGCAGGTACTGGAG ACTGAATGCCAGCACCTCCACAGCAAAGGCCGGAAACACGGCAGAAAGGGCAAGAAGCACCATCACAAGCGTTCCCACTCGCCCTCA GGCTCTGAGTCAGAAGATGAAGAGCTGCCCCCACCATCTCTCCGGCCCCCCAGGCGGAGGCGGCGGAACCCCTCAGAGTCAGGCTCTGAGCCCTCTTCCTCACTTGATTCTGTTGAAAGTGGGGGTGCTGCCCTTGGAGGACGGGGTTCCCCATCCTCCCGCCTTCTCCTTGGATCAG ATCATGGCCTTCGGAAAGTCAAGAAACCAAAAAAGAGAACTAAGAAGAGAAGACACAAGTCG AACAGTCCTGAGAGCGAGACAGACCCTGAGGAGAAAGCGGGCAAGGAGAGTGATGAGAAAGAACCAGAGCAGGACAAGGACAGGGACCTCCGGCGGGCAGAGCTCCCTAACCGCTCCGCAGGCTTTGGAATCAAGAAGGAGAAG ACGGGCTGGGACACGTCGGAAAGCGAGCTGAGCGAGGGTGAGCTGGAAAGACGGCGGCGGACGCTCCTGCAGCAGCTGGATGACCACCAGTGA
- the PRPF40B gene encoding pre-mRNA-processing factor 40 homolog B isoform X2 encodes MPPPGIPPPFPPMGLPPMSQRPPAIPPMPPGIMPPMLPPIGAPPPLTQIPGMVPPMMPGMLMPAVPVTAATAPGADTASSAVAGTGPPLLLSQCPWKEYKSDTGKPYYYNNQSKESRWTRPKDLDDLEALVKQEAAGKRQQPRTLQPQPSQPQPDPPPVPPGPTLVPTGLLEPEPGGSEDCDVSEAAQPLEQGFLQQPEEGPSSSAGQRQPPQQEEEESKPEPERSGLSWSNREKAKQAFKELLRDKAVPSNASWEQAMKMVVTDPRYRRAEQTFGELEVWAVVPERDRKEVYDDVLFFLAKKEKEQAKQLRRRNIQALKSILDGMSSVNFQTTWSQAQQYLMDNPSFAQDHQLQNMDKEDALICFEEHIRALEREEEEERERARLRERRQQRKNREAFQTFLDELHETGQLHSMSTWMELYPAVSTDVRFANMLGQPGSTPLDLFKFYVEELKARFHDEKKIIKDILKDRGFCVEVNTAFEDFAHVISFDKRAAALDAGNIKLTFNSLLEKAEAREREREKEEARRLRRREAAFRSMLRQAVPAVELGTAWEEVRERFVCDSAFEQITLESERIRLFREFLQVLETECQHLHSKGRKHGRKGKKHHHKRSHSPSGSESEDEELPPPSLRPPRRRRRNPSESGSEPSSSLDSVESGGAALGGRGSPSSRLLLGSDHGLRKVKKPKKRTKKRRHKSNSPESETDPEEKAGKESDEKEPEQDKDRDLRRAELPNRSAGFGIKKEKTGWDTSESELSEGELERRRRTLLQQLDDHQ; translated from the exons ATGCCTCCTCCAGGAATCCCCCCACCTTTTCCTCCAATGGGGCTCCCCCCGATGAGTCAGAGACCACCGGCCATCCCCCCCATGCCACCTGGCATCATGCCCCCAATGCTTCCACCAATAGGGGCGCCACCACCACTCACACAG ATACCAGGAATGGTACCACCCATGATGCCAGGGATGCTGATGCCAGCGGTGCCCGTCACCGCAGCG ACGGCTCCAGGTGCGGACACCGCCAGCT CTGCTGTGGCTGGGACGGGCCCTCCG CTCCTGCTATCCCAGTGTCCCTGGAAAGAGTACAAGTCGGACACAGGCAAACCTTACTACTATAACAACCAGAGTAAGGAGTCCCGCTGGACCCGGCCCAAGGACCTGGATGACCtggagg CTCTAGTCAAACAAGAGGCTGCAGG GAAACGGCAGCAGCCACGGACACTACAGCCTCAGCCTTCTCAGCCACAGCCTGACCCCCCACCTGTGCCGCCTGGCCCCACCTTGGTGCCCACAGGCCTCCTAGAACCTGAGCCAGGTGGGAGTGAAGATTGCGATGTATCAGAGGCTGCCCAGCCTCTGGAGCAGGGGTTCCTGCAGCAGCCAGAGGAGGGCCCCAGCAG TTCTGCTGGACAGCGTCAGCCACCacagcaggaggaagaggaatcAAAGCCAGAACCAGAGAGGTCTGGCCTCAGTTGGAGCAATCGGGAGAAGGCAAAGCAGGCCTTCAAGGAGCTGCTGAGGGATAAG GCTGTCCCCTCCAATGCTTCGTGGGAACAGGCCATGAAGATGGTGGTCACCGACCCCCGTTACAG GCGGGCAGAACAGACCTTTGGGGAGCTGGAGGTCTGGGCTGTGGTCCCCGAGAGGGATCGAAAAGAGGTTTATGATGATGTCCTTTTCTTCCTGGCCAAGAAGGAGAAG GAACAGGCCAAGCAGCTCCGGCGCCGCAACATCCAGGCCCTGAAGAGCATCCTGGATGGGATGAGTAGCGTCAACTTCCAAACCACATGGTCCCAGGCCCAGCAGTACCTCATGGATAACCCCAGCTTTGCTCAGGACCATCAGCTACAGA ACATGGACAAGGAAGATGCGCTGATCTGCTTTGAGGAGCACATCCGTGCtttggagagggaggaggaggaggagcgaGAGAGGGCCCGGCTTCGGGAGCGGCGCCAGCAGCGCAAGAACCGGGAGGCCTTTCAG ACCTTCCTGGATGAGCTGCACGAGACAGGGCAGCTGCACTCTATGTCCACCTGGATGGAGCTGTACCCAGCGGTCAGCACTGATGTCCGCTTTGCCAACATGCTGGGCCAGCCGG GCTCCACCCCTCTGGACTTATTCAAGTTCTATGTGGAGGAGTTGAAGGCCCGATTCCATGATGAGAAGAAGATCATTAAGGACATCCTTAAG GACCGGGGCTTCTGCGTGGAGGTGAACACAGCCTTTGAGGACTTCGCCCACGTCATAAGCTTTGACAAGAGGGCTGCTGCGCTGGATGCAGGCAACATCAAGCTGACTTTCAATAGT CTGCTGGAGAAAGCAGAGGCGCGGGAGAGAGAGCGGGAGAAGGAGGAGGCACGAAGGCTGCGACGCAGAGAAGCTGCCTTTCGAAGCATGCTGAGGCAGGCTGTGCCTGCTGTGGAGCTGGGCACTGCCTGGGAAGAG GTCCGTGAGCGCTTTGTGTGCGACTCAGCCTTTGAGCAGATCACCCTGGAGTCGGAGCGGATCCGGCTCTTCCGGGAGTTCCTGCAGGTACTGGAG ACTGAATGCCAGCACCTCCACAGCAAAGGCCGGAAACACGGCAGAAAGGGCAAGAAGCACCATCACAAGCGTTCCCACTCGCCCTCA GGCTCTGAGTCAGAAGATGAAGAGCTGCCCCCACCATCTCTCCGGCCCCCCAGGCGGAGGCGGCGGAACCCCTCAGAGTCAGGCTCTGAGCCCTCTTCCTCACTTGATTCTGTTGAAAGTGGGGGTGCTGCCCTTGGAGGACGGGGTTCCCCATCCTCCCGCCTTCTCCTTGGATCAG ATCATGGCCTTCGGAAAGTCAAGAAACCAAAAAAGAGAACTAAGAAGAGAAGACACAAGTCG AACAGTCCTGAGAGCGAGACAGACCCTGAGGAGAAAGCGGGCAAGGAGAGTGATGAGAAAGAACCAGAGCAGGACAAGGACAGGGACCTCCGGCGGGCAGAGCTCCCTAACCGCTCCGCAGGCTTTGGAATCAAGAAGGAGAAG ACGGGCTGGGACACGTCGGAAAGCGAGCTGAGCGAGGGTGAGCTGGAAAGACGGCGGCGGACGCTCCTGCAGCAGCTGGATGACCACCAGTGA
- the PRPF40B gene encoding pre-mRNA-processing factor 40 homolog B isoform X3 → MMPPPFMPPPGIPPPFPPMGLPPMSQRPPAIPPMPPGIMPPMLPPIGAPPPLTQIPGMVPPMMPGMLMPAVPVTAATAPGADTASSAVAGTGPPRALWSEHVAPDGRIYYYNADDKQSVWEKPSVLKSKAELLLSQCPWKEYKSDTGKPYYYNNQSKESRWTRPKDLDDLEALVKQEAAGKRQQPRTLQPQPSQPQPDPPPVPPGPTLVPTGLLEPEPGGSEDCDVSEAAQPLEQGFLQQPEEGPSSSAGQRQPPQQEEEESKPEPERSGLSWSNREKAKQAFKELLRDKAVPSNASWEQAMKMVVTDPRYSALPKLSEKKQAFNAYKAQREKEEKEEARLKAKEAKQTLQHFLEQHERMTSTTRYRRAEQTFGELEVWAVVPERDRKEVYDDVLFFLAKKEKEQAKQLRRRNIQALKSILDGMSSVNFQTTWSQAQQYLMDNPSFAQDHQLQNMDKEDALICFEEHIRALEREEEEERERARLRERRQQRKNREAFQTFLDELHETGQLHSMSTWMELYPAVSTDVRFANMLGQPGSTPLDLFKFYVEELKARFHDEKKIIKDILKDRGFCVEVNTAFEDFAHVISFDKRAAALDAGNIKLTFNSLLEKAEAREREREKEEARRLRRREAAFRSMLRQAVPAVELGTAWEEVRERFVCDSAFEQITLESERIRLFREFLQVLETECQHLHSKGRKHGRKGKKHHHKRSHSPSGSESEDEELPPPSLRPPRRRRRNPSESGSEPSSSLDSVESGGAALGGRGSPSSRLLLGSDHGLRKVKKPKKRTKKRRHKSNSPESETDPEEKAGKESDEKEPEQDKDRDLRRAELPNRSAGFGIKKEKTGWDTSESELSEGELERRRRTLLQQLDDHQ, encoded by the exons ATGATGCCACCACCCTTC ATGCCTCCTCCAGGAATCCCCCCACCTTTTCCTCCAATGGGGCTCCCCCCGATGAGTCAGAGACCACCGGCCATCCCCCCCATGCCACCTGGCATCATGCCCCCAATGCTTCCACCAATAGGGGCGCCACCACCACTCACACAG ATACCAGGAATGGTACCACCCATGATGCCAGGGATGCTGATGCCAGCGGTGCCCGTCACCGCAGCG ACGGCTCCAGGTGCGGACACCGCCAGCT CTGCTGTGGCTGGGACGGGCCCTCCG agggCCCTGTGGAGTGAGCACGTGGCCCCTGATGGGCGCATCTACTACTACAATGCTGACGACAAGCAGTCCGTGTGGGAGAAGCCCAGCGTGCTCAAGTCCAAGGCAGAG CTCCTGCTATCCCAGTGTCCCTGGAAAGAGTACAAGTCGGACACAGGCAAACCTTACTACTATAACAACCAGAGTAAGGAGTCCCGCTGGACCCGGCCCAAGGACCTGGATGACCtggagg CTCTAGTCAAACAAGAGGCTGCAGG GAAACGGCAGCAGCCACGGACACTACAGCCTCAGCCTTCTCAGCCACAGCCTGACCCCCCACCTGTGCCGCCTGGCCCCACCTTGGTGCCCACAGGCCTCCTAGAACCTGAGCCAGGTGGGAGTGAAGATTGCGATGTATCAGAGGCTGCCCAGCCTCTGGAGCAGGGGTTCCTGCAGCAGCCAGAGGAGGGCCCCAGCAG TTCTGCTGGACAGCGTCAGCCACCacagcaggaggaagaggaatcAAAGCCAGAACCAGAGAGGTCTGGCCTCAGTTGGAGCAATCGGGAGAAGGCAAAGCAGGCCTTCAAGGAGCTGCTGAGGGATAAG GCTGTCCCCTCCAATGCTTCGTGGGAACAGGCCATGAAGATGGTGGTCACCGACCCCCGTTACAG TGCCTTGCCCAAACTGAGTGAGAAAAAGCAGGCATTCAATGCCTACAAGGCGCAgcgggagaaggaggagaaggaagaggcccGGCTAAAAGCCAAGGAGGCCAAGCAGACCTTGCAGCATTTCTTGGAGCAGCATGAGCGCATGACCTCCACCACCCGCTACCG GCGGGCAGAACAGACCTTTGGGGAGCTGGAGGTCTGGGCTGTGGTCCCCGAGAGGGATCGAAAAGAGGTTTATGATGATGTCCTTTTCTTCCTGGCCAAGAAGGAGAAG GAACAGGCCAAGCAGCTCCGGCGCCGCAACATCCAGGCCCTGAAGAGCATCCTGGATGGGATGAGTAGCGTCAACTTCCAAACCACATGGTCCCAGGCCCAGCAGTACCTCATGGATAACCCCAGCTTTGCTCAGGACCATCAGCTACAGA ACATGGACAAGGAAGATGCGCTGATCTGCTTTGAGGAGCACATCCGTGCtttggagagggaggaggaggaggagcgaGAGAGGGCCCGGCTTCGGGAGCGGCGCCAGCAGCGCAAGAACCGGGAGGCCTTTCAG ACCTTCCTGGATGAGCTGCACGAGACAGGGCAGCTGCACTCTATGTCCACCTGGATGGAGCTGTACCCAGCGGTCAGCACTGATGTCCGCTTTGCCAACATGCTGGGCCAGCCGG GCTCCACCCCTCTGGACTTATTCAAGTTCTATGTGGAGGAGTTGAAGGCCCGATTCCATGATGAGAAGAAGATCATTAAGGACATCCTTAAG GACCGGGGCTTCTGCGTGGAGGTGAACACAGCCTTTGAGGACTTCGCCCACGTCATAAGCTTTGACAAGAGGGCTGCTGCGCTGGATGCAGGCAACATCAAGCTGACTTTCAATAGT CTGCTGGAGAAAGCAGAGGCGCGGGAGAGAGAGCGGGAGAAGGAGGAGGCACGAAGGCTGCGACGCAGAGAAGCTGCCTTTCGAAGCATGCTGAGGCAGGCTGTGCCTGCTGTGGAGCTGGGCACTGCCTGGGAAGAG GTCCGTGAGCGCTTTGTGTGCGACTCAGCCTTTGAGCAGATCACCCTGGAGTCGGAGCGGATCCGGCTCTTCCGGGAGTTCCTGCAGGTACTGGAG ACTGAATGCCAGCACCTCCACAGCAAAGGCCGGAAACACGGCAGAAAGGGCAAGAAGCACCATCACAAGCGTTCCCACTCGCCCTCA GGCTCTGAGTCAGAAGATGAAGAGCTGCCCCCACCATCTCTCCGGCCCCCCAGGCGGAGGCGGCGGAACCCCTCAGAGTCAGGCTCTGAGCCCTCTTCCTCACTTGATTCTGTTGAAAGTGGGGGTGCTGCCCTTGGAGGACGGGGTTCCCCATCCTCCCGCCTTCTCCTTGGATCAG ATCATGGCCTTCGGAAAGTCAAGAAACCAAAAAAGAGAACTAAGAAGAGAAGACACAAGTCG AACAGTCCTGAGAGCGAGACAGACCCTGAGGAGAAAGCGGGCAAGGAGAGTGATGAGAAAGAACCAGAGCAGGACAAGGACAGGGACCTCCGGCGGGCAGAGCTCCCTAACCGCTCCGCAGGCTTTGGAATCAAGAAGGAGAAG ACGGGCTGGGACACGTCGGAAAGCGAGCTGAGCGAGGGTGAGCTGGAAAGACGGCGGCGGACGCTCCTGCAGCAGCTGGATGACCACCAGTGA
- the PRPF40B gene encoding pre-mRNA-processing factor 40 homolog B isoform X4 — translation MMPPPFMPPPGIPPPFPPMGLPPMSQRPPAIPPMPPGIMPPMLPPIGAPPPLTQIPGMVPPMMPGMLMPAVPVTAATAPGADTASSAVAGTGPPRALWSEHVAPDGRIYYYNADDKQSVWEKPSVLKSKAELLLSQCPWKEYKSDTGKPYYYNNQSKESRWTRPKDLDDLEALVKQEAAGKRQQPRTLQPQPSQPQPDPPPVPPGPTLVPTGLLEPEPGGSEDCDVSEAAQPLEQGFLQQPEEGPSSSAGQRQPPQQEEEESKPEPERSGLSWSNREKAKQAFKELLRDKAMKMVVTDPRYSALPKLSEKKQAFNAYKAQREKEEKEEARLKAKEAKQTLQHFLEQHERMTSTTRYRRAEQTFGELEVWAVVPERDRKEVYDDVLFFLAKKEKEQAKQLRRRNIQALKSILDGMSSVNFQTTWSQAQQYLMDNPSFAQDHQLQNMDKEDALICFEEHIRALEREEEEERERARLRERRQQRKNREAFQTFLDELHETGQLHSMSTWMELYPAVSTDVRFANMLGQPGSTPLDLFKFYVEELKARFHDEKKIIKDILKDRGFCVEVNTAFEDFAHVISFDKRAAALDAGNIKLTFNSLLEKAEAREREREKEEARRLRRREAAFRSMLRQAVPAVELGTAWEEVRERFVCDSAFEQITLESERIRLFREFLQVLETECQHLHSKGRKHGRKGKKHHHKRSHSPSGSESEDEELPPPSLRPPRRRRRNPSESGSEPSSSLDSVESGGAALGGRGSPSSRLLLGSDHGLRKVKKPKKRTKKRRHKSNSPESETDPEEKAGKESDEKEPEQDKDRDLRRAELPNRSAGFGIKKEKTGWDTSESELSEGELERRRRTLLQQLDDHQ, via the exons ATGATGCCACCACCCTTC ATGCCTCCTCCAGGAATCCCCCCACCTTTTCCTCCAATGGGGCTCCCCCCGATGAGTCAGAGACCACCGGCCATCCCCCCCATGCCACCTGGCATCATGCCCCCAATGCTTCCACCAATAGGGGCGCCACCACCACTCACACAG ATACCAGGAATGGTACCACCCATGATGCCAGGGATGCTGATGCCAGCGGTGCCCGTCACCGCAGCG ACGGCTCCAGGTGCGGACACCGCCAGCT CTGCTGTGGCTGGGACGGGCCCTCCG agggCCCTGTGGAGTGAGCACGTGGCCCCTGATGGGCGCATCTACTACTACAATGCTGACGACAAGCAGTCCGTGTGGGAGAAGCCCAGCGTGCTCAAGTCCAAGGCAGAG CTCCTGCTATCCCAGTGTCCCTGGAAAGAGTACAAGTCGGACACAGGCAAACCTTACTACTATAACAACCAGAGTAAGGAGTCCCGCTGGACCCGGCCCAAGGACCTGGATGACCtggagg CTCTAGTCAAACAAGAGGCTGCAGG GAAACGGCAGCAGCCACGGACACTACAGCCTCAGCCTTCTCAGCCACAGCCTGACCCCCCACCTGTGCCGCCTGGCCCCACCTTGGTGCCCACAGGCCTCCTAGAACCTGAGCCAGGTGGGAGTGAAGATTGCGATGTATCAGAGGCTGCCCAGCCTCTGGAGCAGGGGTTCCTGCAGCAGCCAGAGGAGGGCCCCAGCAG TTCTGCTGGACAGCGTCAGCCACCacagcaggaggaagaggaatcAAAGCCAGAACCAGAGAGGTCTGGCCTCAGTTGGAGCAATCGGGAGAAGGCAAAGCAGGCCTTCAAGGAGCTGCTGAGGGATAAG GCCATGAAGATGGTGGTCACCGACCCCCGTTACAG TGCCTTGCCCAAACTGAGTGAGAAAAAGCAGGCATTCAATGCCTACAAGGCGCAgcgggagaaggaggagaaggaagaggcccGGCTAAAAGCCAAGGAGGCCAAGCAGACCTTGCAGCATTTCTTGGAGCAGCATGAGCGCATGACCTCCACCACCCGCTACCG GCGGGCAGAACAGACCTTTGGGGAGCTGGAGGTCTGGGCTGTGGTCCCCGAGAGGGATCGAAAAGAGGTTTATGATGATGTCCTTTTCTTCCTGGCCAAGAAGGAGAAG GAACAGGCCAAGCAGCTCCGGCGCCGCAACATCCAGGCCCTGAAGAGCATCCTGGATGGGATGAGTAGCGTCAACTTCCAAACCACATGGTCCCAGGCCCAGCAGTACCTCATGGATAACCCCAGCTTTGCTCAGGACCATCAGCTACAGA ACATGGACAAGGAAGATGCGCTGATCTGCTTTGAGGAGCACATCCGTGCtttggagagggaggaggaggaggagcgaGAGAGGGCCCGGCTTCGGGAGCGGCGCCAGCAGCGCAAGAACCGGGAGGCCTTTCAG ACCTTCCTGGATGAGCTGCACGAGACAGGGCAGCTGCACTCTATGTCCACCTGGATGGAGCTGTACCCAGCGGTCAGCACTGATGTCCGCTTTGCCAACATGCTGGGCCAGCCGG GCTCCACCCCTCTGGACTTATTCAAGTTCTATGTGGAGGAGTTGAAGGCCCGATTCCATGATGAGAAGAAGATCATTAAGGACATCCTTAAG GACCGGGGCTTCTGCGTGGAGGTGAACACAGCCTTTGAGGACTTCGCCCACGTCATAAGCTTTGACAAGAGGGCTGCTGCGCTGGATGCAGGCAACATCAAGCTGACTTTCAATAGT CTGCTGGAGAAAGCAGAGGCGCGGGAGAGAGAGCGGGAGAAGGAGGAGGCACGAAGGCTGCGACGCAGAGAAGCTGCCTTTCGAAGCATGCTGAGGCAGGCTGTGCCTGCTGTGGAGCTGGGCACTGCCTGGGAAGAG GTCCGTGAGCGCTTTGTGTGCGACTCAGCCTTTGAGCAGATCACCCTGGAGTCGGAGCGGATCCGGCTCTTCCGGGAGTTCCTGCAGGTACTGGAG ACTGAATGCCAGCACCTCCACAGCAAAGGCCGGAAACACGGCAGAAAGGGCAAGAAGCACCATCACAAGCGTTCCCACTCGCCCTCA GGCTCTGAGTCAGAAGATGAAGAGCTGCCCCCACCATCTCTCCGGCCCCCCAGGCGGAGGCGGCGGAACCCCTCAGAGTCAGGCTCTGAGCCCTCTTCCTCACTTGATTCTGTTGAAAGTGGGGGTGCTGCCCTTGGAGGACGGGGTTCCCCATCCTCCCGCCTTCTCCTTGGATCAG ATCATGGCCTTCGGAAAGTCAAGAAACCAAAAAAGAGAACTAAGAAGAGAAGACACAAGTCG AACAGTCCTGAGAGCGAGACAGACCCTGAGGAGAAAGCGGGCAAGGAGAGTGATGAGAAAGAACCAGAGCAGGACAAGGACAGGGACCTCCGGCGGGCAGAGCTCCCTAACCGCTCCGCAGGCTTTGGAATCAAGAAGGAGAAG ACGGGCTGGGACACGTCGGAAAGCGAGCTGAGCGAGGGTGAGCTGGAAAGACGGCGGCGGACGCTCCTGCAGCAGCTGGATGACCACCAGTGA